The following proteins come from a genomic window of Miscanthus floridulus cultivar M001 chromosome 2, ASM1932011v1, whole genome shotgun sequence:
- the LOC136535942 gene encoding serine/threonine-protein phosphatase PP1-like codes for MAAAPAAGGQGGGGMDAALVDDIIRRLLEVRTARPGKQVQLSESEIRQLCTVSREIFLSQPNLLELEAPIKICGDIHGQYSDLLRLFEYGGFPPEANYLFLGDYVDRGKQSLETICLLLAYKIKYPENFFLLRGNHECASINRIYGFYDECKRRFNVRLWKVFTECFNTLPVAALIDDKILCMHGGLSPDLAHLDEIKNLQRPTDVPDQGLLCDLLWSDPGKDVQGWGMNDRGVSYTFGADKVSEFLQKHDLDLICRAHQVVEDGYEFFADRQLVTIFSAPNYCGEFDNAGAMMSVDETLMCSFQILKPAERKNKFMGPNKM; via the exons ATGGCGGCGGCGCCAGCGGCGGGAGGGCAGGGCGGCGGGGGCATGGACGCCGCGCTCGTCGACGACATCATCCGCCGCCTGCTCGAGGTGCGGACCGCGCGCCCCGGGAAGCAGGTGCAGCTCTCCGAGTCGGAGATCCGCCAGCTCTGCACCGTCTCCCGCGAAATCTTCCTCAGCCAGCCCAACCTCCTCGAGCTCGAGGCGCCCATCAAGATCTGCG GTGACATCCATGGTCAATACAGTGATCTTCTAAGGCTTTTTGAATATGGAGGCTTTCCTCCTGAAGCCAATTATCTATTCTTAGGTGATTATGTTGATCGAGGCAAACAAAGTTTGGAGACTATATGCCTTCTTCTTGCTTACAAAATCAAGTACCCTGAGAACTTTTTTCTTCTGAGGGGCAATCATGAATGTGCCTCAATAAACAGAATATATGGATTTTATGATGAATGCAAGCGTCGATTTAATGTGCGGCTATGGAAGGTCTTCACAGAATGTTTTAACACTCTACCCGTGGCTGCTCTTATCGATGATAAAATATTATGTATGCACGGCGGACTCTCTCCTGATCTAGCACACTTGGATGAGATAAAGAACTTGCAACGTCCAACCGATGTACCAGATCAAGGTCTACTGTGTGACTTGCTTTGGTCAGATCCAGGAAAAGATGTTCAAGGGTGGGGCATGAATGATAGAGGGGTCTCATATACCTTTGGTGCCGACAAGGTTTCAGAATTCTTGCAAAAGCatgatcttgatcttatttgtcgTGCTCACCAG GTTGTCGAGGATGGGTATGAATTCTTTGCTGACAGACAGCTTGTCACCATATTCTCGGCCCCCAATTATTGTGGTGAATTTGATAATGCTGGTGCGATGATGAGTGTCGATGAAACTTTGATGTGTTCGTTCCAAATTCTGAAACCTGCTGAGAGAAAAAACAAATTTATGGGGCCAAACAAAATGTGA